CTGGTGAGGTGATTAACGTCGCCGACGGCTTCGCCCGGAACTTCCTGATTCCGCGCGGCTTGGCGGTCAAAGCAACGGAAGGCGAGCTCAAGCGTGCGTCGAACCTGCGCGAACAGGCGTCGGCAAAGCGTGCAGCTTTGGACAACCAGCTAAATGAACTTGCACGGATTATTGACGGCGTTGAGCTGATTTTTGGCCGGCGCGCCGCGACGACTGGCAAACTGTTTGGTTCGGTGACAACGCAGGAAATCGCCGACGAACTCAACCGCGTCACCGGCGTTGATATTAACCGCCGCCGCATAAGTCAGCAGCTCCTGCGCGAAGTCGGGACCCATACGGTGCCTGTGCGGCTGGGTACTGAGCACTCTCCCGCGCTCAAAGTAACGATTGTGCGTGAAGAGGAAATGAACGAATTCCTGGCGAAACGCGCTTCTGCGTCCCATGCAGCCGAAGCCGCTGAGGCCGCTGCTGAGGGCACCCCCTCAGACGCTGCCGAGGCTGTCGAGGCCAGCGCCAACGAGTAACAATACTCGGAGTTGACCCCTAAATAGCCCTGGACAACGGTCACAGGGCTATTTGCTATATAGCCTATGGATGCATATTCGCTCGGACAACTTCTGCGCCAGACCCGCGATGATCGCGAGTTAACGCTGGAAGACGCCAAGATCAAGACACGGATATCCGTGCCGATCTTGGAGTCCTTTGAGCAGGGTTTGTTTCAGGTCGCGGACTTGTCACAAGTACAACTCCGTGGAATGCTCTCAAATTACGCATCCTATCTGGGGCTCGATCCTGAGACAATCCTTCACTACTACGAGGACTCTCAGTCCGCCGGTGGCCGGCGGCGCAGACGGGCAGAAAGTCCAACGCGGGGACGGCCTACTTCAGACTCGCGCCGAAACATCCAGGATCAACGGTCACCCACGGAGGTCCGTCGTCCGCAGACCGAGTCGCGTGCACTTGTTTCCGGCGACCCGA
The DNA window shown above is from Candidatus Flexicrinis proximus and carries:
- the rplI gene encoding 50S ribosomal protein L9, whose protein sequence is MKVILLNYVYKHGVAGEVINVADGFARNFLIPRGLAVKATEGELKRASNLREQASAKRAALDNQLNELARIIDGVELIFGRRAATTGKLFGSVTTQEIADELNRVTGVDINRRRISQQLLREVGTHTVPVRLGTEHSPALKVTIVREEEMNEFLAKRASASHAAEAAEAAAEGTPSDAAEAVEASANE